A window of the Cheilinus undulatus linkage group 21, ASM1832078v1, whole genome shotgun sequence genome harbors these coding sequences:
- the qtrt1 gene encoding queuine tRNA-ribosyltransferase catalytic subunit 1: MAATTQCGSDSENSMSIKKALCAASPLTLRIVAECPVTKARACDLILPHCAVSTPVFMPVGTQGTLKGITVDQLEGLGCQICLGNTYHLGMRPGPELIEKANGLHGFMNWKRNLLTDSGGFQMVSLVELSEVTEEGVKFKSPYDGKEILLSPEKSISIQNSLGSDIMMQLDDVVSSTVTGPRVEEAMHRSIRWLDRCIAANKNPEKQNLFAIIQGGLNAELRKTCLDEMTKRDVPGFAIGGLSGGEEKDDFWRMVTLSTDHLPREKPRYLMGVGYAVDLVVCVALGCDMFDCVFPTRTARFGSALVPWGSLQVKHKQYAKDFQPIDPDCQCPTCKRHSRAYLHALFKSDTAAMHHITIHNIAYQLTLMCSVRQSIVEGRFPEFIRTFMKQMFPSRDQYPSWAVDALASVNITLD; this comes from the exons ATGGCTGCCACCACACAGTGTGGGTCTGATTCAGAAAACAGCATGTCCATTAAGAAAGCTCTCTGTGCAGCTTCTCCCCTGACTTTGCGCATCGTTGCTGAATGTCCAGTGACCAAAGCAAGAGCTTGTGACTTAATTCTGCCTCACTGTGCCGTCAGCACCCCTGTTTTCATGCCTGTCGGGACACAGGGGACTCTGAAGGGTATCACTGTGGATCAGCTGGAGGGACTTGGATGTCAGATTTGTCTTGGAAATACATACCATCTGGGAATGAGACCG GGACCTGAGCTTATTGAGAAAGCCAATGGGTTGCATGGATTTATGAATTGGAAGAGGAATCTTTTAACT GACAGCGGGGGCTTTCAGATGGTGTCTCTTGTTGAACTGTCAGAGGTCACTGAGGAAGGGGTCAAGTTTAAGTCCCCCTATGATGGCAAAGAGATCCTGCTAAGTCCTGAGAAATCCATCAGCATACAGAACAGTCTGG GATCGGACATCATGATGCAGCTAGACGATGTGGTCAGTAGTACTGTCACTGGACCTCGAGTGGAGGAGGCCATGCACAGATCAATTCGCTGGCTTGACCGCTGCATAGCAGCcaataaaaacccagaaaaacaGAATCTGTTTGCCATTATCCAGGGAGGACTAAACGCAGAGCTGCGCAAGACATGTCTAGATG AAATGACAAAGCGTGACGTTCCTGGTTTTGCCATCGGCGGCCTCAGtggaggagaagagaaagatgaCTTCTGGCGGATGGTCACTCTGAGCACTGATCACCTACCTCGGGAAAAGCCTCGCTACCTCATGGGTGTCGG GTATGCTGTGGACCTGGTGGTGTGTGTAGCTCTGGGATGTGATATGTTTGACTGTGTATTTCCTACCCGCACTGCA AGGTTTGGCTCTGCTTTGGTGCCTTGGGGATCCCTCCAGGTGAAACATAAGCAGTATGCAAAGGACTTCCAGCCCATAGACCCAGACTGCCAGTGTCCTACCTGTAAGAG ACATAGTCGGGCTTACCTCCATGCTCTTTTTAAGAGTGACACTGCTGCCATGCATCACATCACCATTCATAACATCGCCTACCAG cTCACCCTGATGTGCTCTGTTAGACAGAGCATAGTGGAGGGCCGTTTCCCTGAGTTTATACGGACTTTCATGAAGCAGATGTTTCCCTCTCGTGACCAGTACCCCAGCTGGGCTGTGGATGCTCTCGCCTCTGTTAACATTACTTTGGATTAG